A single genomic interval of Nymphalis io chromosome 30, ilAglIoxx1.1, whole genome shotgun sequence harbors:
- the LOC126780066 gene encoding uncharacterized protein LOC126780066: protein MSLWQFSESSLPLLRRCIEASKLDQNNKWVQRFGSFNHEKEAENVKESDNNAAISIPVLEHTNSHSLETLILEEVEISDNIWQEMIDIDPISQFDYLVENCLKHSALYPMLAAKLSLTSVEKLCSHIFKTDIINLTFLEKFYTLFLPVYLKREYTRTSLDIIIKAEKFNSVIFKYLLELMIKDTELSAQVLQQYISTMDIKCQSELMKNIISFNLSNDVFIHHLYSIHILYKNCEKTDSIQNYVLSKLSNASQQCVNDKNYGRLLLTYLQAQKKFSTNYTVVQKIIDLHRSPFKKPCMNAFNELQQLQDQSILNSNENF, encoded by the coding sequence atgtcACTGTGGCAATTCTCCGAATCTTCGCTGCCACTTCTTAGACGTTGTATCGAAGCTTCAAAATTAGATCAGAATAATAAATGGGTTCAAAGATTTGGTTCCTTTAACCACGAAAAGGAAGCGGAAAATGTGAAAGAAAGCGACAATAATGCAGCGATTTCAATTCCCGTTTTAGAACATACGAATTCACACAGTCTAGAAACACTAATTCTAGAAGAAGTCGAAATATCTGACAATATTTGGCAGGAAATGATTGATATTGATCCTATTTCTCAATTCGATTATTTAGTAGAAAATTGCTTGAAACATTCAGCTCTATATCCTATGCTGGCCGCAAAATTATCACTAACATCCGTTGAAAAGCTGTGTAGTCATATTTTCAAAACTGATATCATAAATTTGACATTCCTTGAAAAATTCTATACTTTATTTTTGCCGGTATATTTGAAAAGGGAATACACAAGGACGTCCTTAGACATAATAATAAAGGCTGAAAAATTCAACAgtgtaatatttaagtatttattagaattaatgATTAAAGATACTGAGTTGTCTGCTCAAgttttacaacaatatatatcGACAATGGATATTAAATGTCAGTcggaattaatgaaaaatataatttcttttaatttatcaaatgacgtttttattcatcatttatattcaattcatatattgtataaaaattgtgaaaaaactgattcaatacaaaattatgttttatcgaaattatcaAATGCTTCACAGCAATGTGTTAACGATAAGAATTATGGTCGGCTACTACTAACCTATCTACAAGCACAAAAAAAGTTTAGTACAAATTATACagttgtacaaaaaataatagatttgcACAGGTCTCCTTTTAAAAAACCTTGCATGAATGCATTTAATGAATTGCAACAATTACAAGATCAAtctattctaaattcaaatgagaatttttag